The genomic region ACTTTGCGTGGGAGTATTTGGGTAATGTGGGATATTACCTGCAGGAATTTAAGATTCCCAATCCCTATCCGGACTGCGGAGCCGGCAGAAGCGGCAGGATAGGTTGGGTTCGAATGCGTTACCCGCTGGATGACTCTATTTGGAAACATTACGCAAAACCGGAGGGATGTGAGTGTATCTTTCGATCGGTGATAACCTACCGAAAATGGTGCTGCAATCGAAGAACGTCCGCCCTTAAAAGAGAATATGCAGTCTTCAATACATTTATCAATGGCAAACTCAAAGAAGAAAAAGATTTCAGAGGCAGTCGACGCTATAGATGTTCTTGTGATTTTGACCCCAGCAACCATCCGGTTCCTCGCAGCGTTTTGAAGCCGACAGACGGAGAATTATGGTAATATGAAGAATAGAGTGGCTGTCTTAAATCTAACGATTTGTTTCCTCTTTTTCCTCGGTTGTCAAAACGACAAAGAACAACTGGAAAAAGCCGTTCAGAAAAACGACTGGGAAACGGTCAAATCTCTTTTGAAGAAAAATCCCCAGCTGATTAAAACATCCGTCCGCAATGGATACAACTTACTGTATGCGGCCATCGTTTGCAATAATCAGGAAATGGTCCGCTATTTACTTGAAAAAGGAGCGGATGTGAATGAAAAAGCGGGCAAATTTTCAGAAGCTCCTTTGCATTGGGCCAGCACCTGGGGACGACAGGAGATTGCACTTCTTCTTATTCAGCACGGAGCCGATGTCAATATTCGATGCGGCTCATTATACACCCCTCTTCACAACGCCTGTCTTTATTCTCACGAAGCAATGGTTCGGCTTCTGCTTGAACATGGAGCCCAGGTTAACGCTCTTGATTTTGTCGGGCGGTCCCCTCTGTGGCTTGTCTGCGACAACCGCAGGGAAACAGCATCGGATTTTACGATTATCCGAATGCTGCTGGACCATGGAGCGGATCTCAATTTTTGCCTCAACGGATGCAGCATTTTTGAGGCAACACTCGGCAGCCGTTGTTTTCGAAAAGCAGAATTTCTGGCCGACTGCGGGGCTGTACTGGAACTGCCCGGCGAACATGAGACTTGCCGGTTGGAAGGGGAACAGCTTAAGGACTATATAAAATGGTATGAACGGGTAATGGAGGATATTCCGGAGCAACTGCCGGAACATTACAGCAAATAATCTGACTCTGGAATAACGGTCTTATGCCTCGGATGCCGGCCGATTCCTCCAGCCCGACCCGCTGGGCCTTGACCCGGCCGGCGGAAATTTTAACTCCTTCGCTCCGACAAGACAGTACTCCGACGGAATGAACAGGTATGAGTATGTGGATTCGAATCCCATTCATCAAAAGGACCCTATGGGTTTAACAGCGAAAAACAATCAGCAGGTCTGCTGCAAGATAAAAAGAGTCGAACAGTATCCCGCCGTTGTTCTTCCTGACGGCCTTGTCATTCCAGGGTTTCGAAGCACCTGCACGCAGGAGACGATTCCCAATCCGCAGGGAAACCCTGCCGGCCGGGTTTGCCGCTGTCATTATCGAAACCAGAAAAACGTCTCCGTTTACGACTGGCACACCGGAGAATGCTGCTGGTGCACCATTTATTTAGAATCTATCTTTCATACTCGAGTGCGTATTGTCTGCGAGAATGATTCGTTTATTATCCATGTATATCCCGACACTTTTGGTGCTTGGGATAAACGTGCTGTCATCCATGTCGAAAAACCCAGTGATGATGTTTACAACAATCTTTATCTCTCTTTGGCATCCTCAAAGATTTCTTGCGCACAGGCTATGTCCTTAAAATCTTTGGATGGAGCGTCTTGGTATTTTAGTTCCCTCAGAATACCTGGTATTCCTGGCAATGGAAATTGTTTTGAATTTGCATCGTCTTTATTCTTTCAAACCATTAATAGCTGCCCTTGACAAGGAGAGAGATTATGAAAATCAGCAAGACACTTCTATTTCTTCTTGTTGTCTTTTTTACAATTATAATACTTTTCTTGATATCGACTTTTATGACAATGATGATCCCTGTTCTTAAATCTTATAGACATTTGCCTGAAAACCAATTAAGGGAACCGAATGTATCGTTAAGCCTCAAGACAACAGGATACAAATACACGAATTTGTGTTAGAGGATGCCGATCGGCGATCCGTATCGAAGTTATATCGATAAGGCTTTGATGACAAAGAATAAAAATCAATGACGCTTTGGATTGCAGCAAGTTAAATGAGTAAAGGATATTATGGGTAAATATTACACTGTACTCTTGACTCTCGTTTTTGTCGGCTTTGGATGTACTCGGCACAAAAACAACGGCAGCCCTGTCAGGCCTTCTGATTTTCCGGCCTTTCTGAACGCTCCGGAGACAGCAAGCCGTATTCGATATGCGACACCGGAAAACGCCGATATCATCGAAGGGGCCTATTCTCTGTCCTATTTTGTGGAAGAGCCTTTCCCGCCCCGAAATACGATGAGCTATGTTCAGAATGAACTGTCGAGCGCAGGGTTTTTTCGTTTGAAATACCTTTTATACAGCCGGACGGAAGAATGCTCTTACGGATGGTACTCGAACAAGCATACCGAACCCGGATTTATTTACCTGGAGTGGACCGAAAGATGGGGGCATCCGGAGAAAGATGAATGCGTCACTGTCTATTTCTGTTATCGATACAAGCCGCCTAAAAAGGATTTGACTACCCTGTATGTCACTCTCATCTATTCCACGGAAAGGTCGGAACAGGCCGTCTTTGTAAAACAATATAAAGAGTCGCTCCCGAAAGAAGAGTGGGGAAAAAAGGCGGACGAAATAGATTATGAGAATATGTGGGGGCAAGAGAAAAGAAAGTAAAACGAGCCGTTCACCGGCAGTAAAATTGTACAGATAAAAGACTTTGTTGGAGGAAACGGCAGCCCCTTGTTAATGAAAAGGGAAGATGCCTTCTCCAACATAAACGAAGAATATGAAAAAGTATTTTGAGCTGGAACCAATCTTTCTTTTTTTGCTGTGCGGCGGAGGGGTCTTGCTGTTTGTGCTGCTTTTGCGGCTGCTTCTGTGGCTGGCTGTTCTTACAGGCGTCAGATAAGTCCTCAAGTTATCAGGCACGCTATGATGCCCCGGCCGGCGGAGGCATTAACCCCTTCGGCCCGACAAGCCAGTACACCGACGGAATGAATGCGTATGAATATGCATCGTCTAATCCTGTTGTTAAAACAGACCCGGATGGATTAAGTGCATCACAGCATCGTATGTTTTTCGACAGCATGTCTGAACGATCCGAAGCAGTGGCTGCCGCTGAAACTGGATGGGTCGGACAACGCTACACTGGGAAAACTTCTGCTCATCGAGGAAGTGGAGCACAGAAGTTTCCGCGAAATCCCCAGTGAGGACCGTCTTTATACGGCAAGAGATCCGGACAATCAGCAAATCTGTTTTCTTCTCATCACTACGGAATGGAGCGACGGCAAATGGTCTCTTTTCCTTTGTTACAAAACGGAAGAGAACAAAATTGTAGAATTTTATACCTACGGTTTAAATCATCCTAATGACTGGCGGCCTCTAAAATGCGAGAGTACTGACCCAAATCATTTAGGAAAGACTCTTCTTGCCGCAAAGATAGACGAGAGAATGTCTTCCCCCCTTCCAATCGAACGAATTCTAAGTTACTTAGAAAAGGAATAAAGATGCCGATGAAAGCACTCTATATGTACGCCAACCGATTCTTTGTCGTTCCAAAGGGTACGGGCACAGCCGGCCCGGCAGATTCTGGGCAATTATTACGCCTTTACAGGGCGGGAATTGGACCGGGTGGGAACTTCCCAAACAGGCATTTTGGAAATTATGTATTATCGCGCCCGGTATTACGACCAGGACACCGGCCGGTTCCTCCAGCCCGACCCGCTGGGATATATCGACGGAACATGTTTATACTCGTATGTTAGGAACAACCCTGCTCGATTTACCGATTTTATGGGGCTCACTTGTATCGATGAGTGTTCTCCAAGACAGGTAGAATATGAAATACTTGATAATATTGTGACACCTTATCACGTACGCCCTGGTTGGCATGATATCTATAGAGCCAGTACATCTGCCATAACAGGCCTGAATCAAACAGATTGGGCTCAGCTTGTTGTCATGATCCTCACTGGAACAATGAGTGCTGAAGAAATTGCTGGCTGGTTAATTGAGTTGGGTTATAGTTTGCCTGTGAATGAATCTGTTGAGAGAATTATAAATGAAATCAATTGGATCTTAAAGTATCTTGAAGATGCAGGATATGATGCCTATTTAAAGATCAGAATCAGACAATGCGGGCAGAAAAGATGCGGTTTTCTTTGGTGTAAAAGAAGTTGGAAATGGAGGGAACCATACATTACTTATTATTTGTGTGGAGACAACACTGTCGGAGGTTTCTATCCAAACCTTGCCGATGCAGTAAACAGTTTTGATGACTGCATACAGATGTTCCAACATGAAATGGAAGGAGTTAATCATGGGCAGCAGACACTGGAAGATGTATTGTATAAAAACTAAAAAGGGATTCTGGCATATCTTTTTTATTTTCTGGCAGATTGCCGGATGCGTTTACAAATCTCCGGAAACAAAAGATTTCCGTCAGATGCAGGTGGAAAGCATCTGCAGAAGCATTATGAAGTCTTCCGACTTTCCTTCTCAGACAAAAGAGCTGGCTGCAAAGACGCTTCGCAAATGGAATAACAGACGAATCGACCCCGTACCCGTTCTGCTGCATGCCGGTTATGTACAATCAAAAAAAGGACAATGGTTTATTAACCTGGTTATGTCCGATGAAGAGTTCGACATAGATGGTTTAATCATTAAAGAAGTACTGGCCGAAAACGGCAACACAATTACCATGGAAGAGACCTATCCGCTGTTTACAGACAAACACGTGGGGCATTTCCAGTGTATAGAATTTAAACCGAGAGCAATCGGGGAACAACAGATTCATGGGGCTCCGGCTGCAGATTCTGAATATCCTCTTCGTCCCACTTTATTTATCTCTATTCCCGAAAAAGATAAGATTACAGTTGAAATAAAAGTATATGATAAGAAAGGCCATATAAGCAATATTGTATTATTTGAACCATTCATAGAGATGCCGCGAGACTTTGAATGGTTAAAAAGAAATAATCGGAAATAGAAACATAGCCGCGCATAGAACTCTTCACCTTAGAGAATAGCCCTAATTATGCGGTTGCCGGCGGAGGCATTAACCCCTTTGGTCCGACAAACCAGTACACCGACGGAATGAATGGGTATGAGTATGTGGATTCGAATCCCATTCATCAAAAGGACCCTATGGGTTTAACAGTAAAAAACAATCAGCAGGTCTGCTGCAAGGTAAAAAGAGCCGAACAGTATCCCGCCGTTGTTCTTCCTGACGGCCTTGTCATTCCAGGATTTCGAAGCACCTGCACGCAGGAAACGATTCCCAATCCGCAGGGGAATCCTCCCGGCCAGGTTTGCCGCTGTTATTATCGAAATCAAAAAGACGTTTCCGTTTATGACTGGCACACCGGAGAATGCTGCTGGTGTGACGTCTATATAGGATGGGTAACAAACCCTTCAATTGCGGATTCCGATGTCAGATATCACACCAAGTTTTACGTTAAATGTGAAAAGAATCCTTCTTTGGATTTTACTGCGGAGACAACACCGGCGACCGCGGAAATCGATTCAATAAGAGAACTAATCATTGGTGGAGTTCGTGTGTTGCCACAAATAAAAGAAGGAGGCAATATGAATCTGAAAGGCTATTCATGGAGTCATAAAGGGCGAATCAGCTGTAAAAACGCGGAGCAGGCCAAAATGATTGCATCTGCAGATACCTATTGGAGTGTTCGCCACAACTGCTGGATTTGGGCGCATGAAATATCCAATACCGTTCTGGACCTCTGTCCATAAGGAGATCAAGCGGTGAAAATCTTTCGGAAATTGGATCTGGTTTATGTTTCAGCACTTTTGCTTTGTAGCGGTTCGTATGTGTTATGGCACTTATGGAAGGCTCTTCCTATCGGCTATAGACACAATCTTGAACCACTCAAAGAATGTCTCTTGTATTATCTTGAACAGAACGCCGGCGTATTTCCTTCCAGTGAAGAAGAGCTGCTTCAAAAAGGCTTCTTGAAAATAGAGAATTCAACAGAATCAGAGCGTTCATACATATACATATTGGTTCGCAATAGAAACGCACCTTCTCCTGAATTCCGCAGATGTTTTCGTTTTAGGAATTTCACCATAAAATATAATACCCAGTATGAGGACTTGCAATTATTGAATGGACGATTGGTAGACAAACGTACCAATCAGCCAGTTCTGCTGATTAACGGACCGTGTCGGCTTTTTGTTCCATACAGGGACTATTCTATTGAGCTGTACAGGAAAATGTCGGAGATGAAAAAGAAGAACGAAAGCCTATAGTCTCTTGAGCCTTTTATATCATCTGAATATTTGAGTCAGACTTCGGCCCGACAAGCCGGTACGCCGACGGAATGAATGGGTATGAGTATGTGGATTCGAATCCCATTCATCAAAAGGACCCTATGGGTTTAACAGTAAAAAACAATCAGCAGGTCTGCTGCAAGGTAAAAAGAGCCGAACAGTATCCCGCCGTTGTTCTTCCTGACGGCCTTGTCATTCCAGGATTTCGAAGCACCTGCACGCAGGAAACGATTCCCAATCCGCAGGGGAATCCTCTCGGCCAGGTTTGCCGCTGTTATTATCGAAATCAAAAAGACGTCTCCGTTTACGACTGGCACGCCGGAGAATGCTGCTGGTGTGACGCTACATTGGAAGGCGTAAAAAGTGATTTATCCGGCGTCCTTTCACATTTTTGGGTGGTTGTTAAGGAGGCCCTGCATATCTCATAACGATTTTTGCAGGCAGCGGAGGAAAATTTATAGTAACGCCAGGTATTCCTGACAAGAGAGAAGGAACAGGCATAACACTTGCAAATGCAAGAATCGGTTGCAGAACAGCAGACACATACCGGCATGCATTTGGGGAAGCGACCACGAGATTCTGGACCGGTTTATTTTGCTTGGGCAACAGTTGTTCAGCTTATTCCCTATTAAAAAATGAATGTCCATAATCTTCGAATGTACTCGAAGAAAGAGAGTATGAAGTTGACCGGATTAAAATGTATCAGAAGACTATCATTGGCAGTTATTTTGATTCTTGCGGCGGGGTATGTGTCGGCCGTAATCAAATATCAGTGCGAAATCCCGATCTATCAAGTTTATTCGTGCCTTAAATTGTTCATCCAAGAAAACAAAAGAATGCCCACGAGTCAAAAAGAACTTATGGAAAAGGGCTATTTGCGGGTTGAAGGGGAAGATGACAAACATTTTTATTCGATACGCTGTGACCTTATAGAGATTTTCACAAGGGTGCCTGCTGCGGAAAACGAGAATATTTTGGAGTGCTGGCTCATCGTTCCATATATGGAATTCTTTATAAGATATGGAATTCAAAAAGAAGATTTTTTTGTTAGAGATGATATTGTGTGTGATAAAATCACAGGAGAGAAAGTTCTATTATTTACAGGACCGAAGTCTTTTATTTTATCTGGAACTTATAGGAAACTATCGGCGGCTCTCTATAAAGAATTAATGAAAAACGAGGGAAAAGAAACCGGCGAGGAAAAAAAGTAGATATCCTCAGATTGAGCCGCTTTACGGGGCGGGAATTGGACCGGGTGGGAACGTCCCAAACGGGATTTTTGGAAATACTGTACTATCGCGCCCGGTATTATGACCCGGACACCGGCCGGTTCCTCCAGCCCGACCCGGCGGACGGGATGAATCTATATGAATATGTAGACAGCTACCCTTTACATAAACTCGATTATATGGGATTGTGCTGTATTGAAGCACCTTATCCATGGGAATCCTCCAAATGGGGGACAAGTGATTTTCTGGAGCATTACTGTTTTGGAAAAGCCCCTTACCGAAAGGAAGATCCGATCAATTTAAAAGACATCGGCTTATTGGATGCTTTCAAAAATGCTCCGGATGTATTTTTGAAAACAGCCTCTTATCAAACGGATGTATTTTTGAAAGTGATTCGTATTGTCAACCATTTTCAATGCAGCGGGACTTTGTGGAGAATTTTTCCTATCCAAGACGAGGACAAAACTACAACAAATGTAACATCTGATCCCGGGTTATTTGTCATTGGACACAGTACATTCTTTAGAAAATATCACTGTAACATTTTGATCAAGTGTTGCGGAGATCAAAAGTGTTTTCGTTATCGCTGCCGATTCGACTATTCAATCCGCGACTGGTTTCGAGACCCATTTGACATAGGGATAGAATTACCCGGGTGCACTCCCTTCCGAATCAATGCGGATTGGTCGGAAACAATGGAGGGCAACACTTGTTCCTGATAAAGAAAAATACGGCGATATGGGGCGGCGTATTTATATTTATTCTGTCAATGGCATCCTTCAGCAGCTGCCGAAGGATCATAGGATTGCCGAATCGCCATATAGAAAAAGAGCCTTCTGTCCAGGATATCCTTGGGGTATGGACTGTAACAGACCGGTCTGTGCGTTCTCTTGTCAAAAACGGATATAAGACTTATAACCGGCAGAAAGATCATGTTCTCCGCTTCCTGGAGGAGAAGAAATGCATGGTCAGTACTTTTAATTATATCCCCCCATTCCCTGGGAAAAAGGAGGAGATGAATCTCTACATCCATGAGAAAGAAGGTTCATGGGAAATCAAAAGAGTACCGGTCTCCATACGACATAAAACCCGGGATGTGCCCGCGATTGTCATATCCATTGAGGAAACACAGAGTGGTTTTAACATCATGGGCATCGAAATAACACAAATAAATAGGAAGACGCTGACTTACTATATTGCAAAGGAAAACGGCCGCCTAATCTTGTGGCAGCACATAGGCGACCCGGATTATTGTGAATATCTTGACTTCGTAAAAGAGCATTAGCTCATATTCCAGTTGTTGGTCATTATTATATACAAGCAACATTGATGAAACGGCCGATAGATTCATTGACAGTATCAAAATGCCTTCTTATAACTTTCAAGAAAGATACAATCAGTTCATTAGCGGTTGTTCCAGCCATTGCATGAGAAAGGCGGTTCGGTGAACGTAGACAGAACAAAAAATTGTTTTTGAGAGCCACGGGGCTGGTTTTCCTTCTCTTTACAGGGACTCGTTTCGTTTACAACGGTATCGTGCTTGTCAGTTCCTTGTTCTTCGGATGCCAATACGGCATCTTTGAAAAAACTACCTATGCTCTCTCTGCGGCTGTGGAGATGCTCTTTTTAGCCGGTCTTTATTATTGTCTTCTGAGGCCAGCAAAGTTCCTGCTCTCCCTGTGCCGTATCCCGCCGCTCGATGAGAGCCATGAAGATATGAACAGAATAATTGCCGCCCTTCTGGTCAAATGTCTGGGGATCTGGTTCTTTCTGTTAGGCCTCAGAGAACTGGTTTTTTTCCTTTTCCTTCTCGTTGGTCATAATCGATCCGGAAACGCCGTTCGGAAATCCCCGTCTGCCGGAGATTCTTCAGCAGCTGTATTTTTCCAAAACTGTGTGGGCAATCGGCAAAGGAGTTCTCTTTTTGCTGGTTGGGTTCTTTTTCTATTCCACAAGAAGTATCCCGAATATTCTGATGGGCCAATCACCCCAACAGTCCTGTTTCAAGACAGATGAGAGAAAACCGTAAAACCATCGGCACACGGGGACATGGCTGAGATTGACCATTCTGCTTCTTTTGTCTCTATACGCTATACAGAAAATCAAATACAGCTGTGAGATTCCGGTTTACCAGGTTTATTCCTCTGTCTGAAACTGTTTATTCAGGAGCATCACCGAATGCCCCTCAGCCGGCAGGAGCTCCTGGAAAAGGGGTACCTGAAAGCGGAAACGGAGAATCAAAAAGAGACTTATGAGGTCCGCTGTGACATCATCGAGGTTGTCAGCCGAATCCCGGCGGACGACACGGAAGGCAAAATGGAGGGAACCTGGTCAAGAGCTCCCTTTGAAAAGTTTTTTATCCGCTACGGAATTAATAAAAATGACCTTGCAGAAAAAAACGGGGTCCTGCTTGACAGAAAGACGGGACAAGCCGTTCTGCTCTTTACAGGCCTCTGGTCGTCTTTGTTATCGAAAACATATCGGAAACTATCGACGGCTTTATATATGGAATTGGTTAAGGCCGGCGAATCTGATGAAGCGAAAGAAGAAGGAAACAGCGTGCACACTTCACCACAGCTACAGCAAAAGGGGTAACCACTTGTGAACTCTATATGGGCAGCATCTCCTGTGATGCCGCTGATATGTGGAAACAAAACCTCGTCTCTCTGAGTTGGATCTATCAATTCCCACTGTCGGACTGCAGGGATTTTGCCGGACGTACTGGAGACGCAATAACCAATACTTGTCCCTGAGGATTTCGAGAATGAAGAACTATCATTCATGGTTTGTTGTTTTTTGTCTTTTTCCTTCCGAAAACAAACGAAGAAATTCGCAAAACGCAAACCGCTTCTCCTTATGGTGCATTGGAAAATGCAATCATTATCGCATTGGACGGCTATTACACCGATGGAGCAACGGCGGAGATGCTGAAGGACTTTGAGTATATATCTTATGGAAACAAATGCGAACTCCCCTACTTTTCTGAATATTACAATAATAGAATAAAAAAGTGATGAAAGAGGGAGAAATCGTCTGGCCAGGCAATTCTCAAAACTGATAGAATTTGGTAATTAACAGAAAGCCAATGTTGCTCGTTTTTGGGGGTCGGTACCGTGGCTGGCCTGGCAGATTCTGGGCAATTATTACGCCTTTACGGGGCGGGAATTGGACCGGGTGGGAATGTCCCAAACGGGATTTTTGGAAATTATGTACTATCGCGCCCGGTATGATGCCCCGGACACCGGCCGGTTCCTCCAGCCCGACCCGCTGGGGAGGAAGAAACAAGAAGTAAGAAGAATGAAAAATTGGGGAAAAACTGCTTTGAAGAGGTTTTTTTCTTGACAAAAGCGGTCTTTTATTGGAAAATGTTTTTCTGATACGAGTGTCGAAGAGGACTCGGCCAAAACAGCCGGATTTCCCTTCTCCTCCCTCGCTCTTTCCAAGCATCTGAAAACAGTAGTTTTGCCGACACCGGCAAAGTGTGGTTTTTTGATTCATAAGGAGGGCAGAAAATGAAGCGAACACTCTTTCTTTTTCCATTTTTCCTGCTGACTGCATCGATTTGTTTTTCCGGCGATTTCTACTGGGCGGAAGCGGTAGACGGTGAAATGGGACAATCAGATAATTGGAATCCGCCGGGGGTGCCGGGGCCCGATGACCTTGTTTATTTTACGCTGCCGAGCGCCTACACCGTCTGGTTCGAATCCGATTACACCCACGACCGAATGACCGTCGACGGTTCAGACCTGACGCTCCAGTTGAACGGCCATACCTATCTGCTGGACGGCACGGCCGACTACAACCGCACTGTCCTTCTTGCCAATACACAATCCAGCGCTTTACGCATCGGCGGAGGAGGTGTTTTCAGCGGTGATCTGCTGATTGGGGACAATGACCCTCAAACCTTTGGAGCCCTTCATCTGAGCGGACCGGATACCTTTTGGATCGGTTATCGAATGGACGGCTGGCACGGCTTTTTTTACGGTGTGCTCGGCTCGGCGCAGGTCTCTGTGACAGATGGGGCCCTTCTGGAACACGGGCATGGCCAGAGCGGCATTGGCGGAAAAGCGGATTTTCTCATCGACGGAGAGGGCACAGAATGGTTTGTCGGCGGCTATTTCGGTATGTCCAACGATGGCGATACAAAAGTGAATCTGAGCAATGGAGCCCGGACAAGATTCGGCTATCTGGAAATGGCCATACATGCTCGTTCCTCCGCCGTCATCGAGCTTATTGGAACTGCCCATCAAACAGAACTGCTTATTGAAAACAATTGGTGGGACCCCATCAGTCTGCGCCTCGGACAGGGCGGCACAGCCGCCGTCAATCTGACCGGCTCCAAACTGCTCCATCTCGGGCATACCGCCATCGCCCTTTATCCCGGCAGCCGCGGAGAACTGAATATTTATGAAGGCTCCTGGGCGGACCTGCAGGGCTCCGTTGCGGTCGGGGGAACCCTGAACAAGCCGGGCGGACAGGGATTGATTTCTTTCTCCGCTGACCTGGACAATGGTTTGTACGCTGAGCTTTCGGCAGCCAATCACCAGGCCGGAGAGCAGATTACAGTCTGGCCGGAGGGGGCGATTCGGATGGACGGCGGGTATATTTCCGCCGAATACAGCCCGGGCATGACCAATCCGATTGTACTCAAAGGAGGAACGCTGGAGGGCTGGGGATGGATTCGAGCCAACGTAGTCAATGAAAGCGGCGTCGTCATGCCCGGTGTCAGCGGAATATGGAAATTTCTGGATGTCATTTACAATTATTATCAGGGACCAAACGGCACTCTGAAAATCGGCATCGGCGGCCCCTCCTTCGCCTGGGACTATTCGGTTCTGACTGCACAAGCCCAGGAAGGCGGACAAGTCGTGCTGGATGGGTACCTCGACGTGGACCTGCTGGATGGTTATGTACCGAATTACGAAGACTCGTTTGCAATTATTGAAGCCAGCCATATCAGCGGCCGGTTTCTCAATGCGGTCTCCGAAGTGATTTTCGAAGAAGGAACGTTTGATATCCTTTACCAGACGGACCGGGTTGTTCTGACGCACTTCCGCAGCGAGCCCCG from Anaerohalosphaeraceae bacterium harbors:
- a CDS encoding ankyrin repeat domain-containing protein, which produces MKNRVAVLNLTICFLFFLGCQNDKEQLEKAVQKNDWETVKSLLKKNPQLIKTSVRNGYNLLYAAIVCNNQEMVRYLLEKGADVNEKAGKFSEAPLHWASTWGRQEIALLLIQHGADVNIRCGSLYTPLHNACLYSHEAMVRLLLEHGAQVNALDFVGRSPLWLVCDNRRETASDFTIIRMLLDHGADLNFCLNGCSIFEATLGSRCFRKAEFLADCGAVLELPGEHETCRLEGEQLKDYIKWYERVMEDIPEQLPEHYSK
- a CDS encoding RHS repeat-associated core domain-containing protein, giving the protein MSFQRVRAQPARQILGNYYAFTGRELDRVGTSQTGILEIMYYRARYYDQDTGRFLQPDPLGYIDGTCLYSYVRNNPARFTDFMGLTCIDECSPRQVEYEILDNIVTPYHVRPGWHDIYRASTSAITGLNQTDWAQLVVMILTGTMSAEEIAGWLIELGYSLPVNESVERIINEINWILKYLEDAGYDAYLKIRIRQCGQKRCGFLWCKRSWKWREPYITYYLCGDNTVGGFYPNLADAVNSFDDCIQMFQHEMEGVNHGQQTLEDVLYKN
- a CDS encoding RHS repeat-associated core domain-containing protein, producing MSRFTGRELDRVGTSQTGFLEILYYRARYYDPDTGRFLQPDPADGMNLYEYVDSYPLHKLDYMGLCCIEAPYPWESSKWGTSDFLEHYCFGKAPYRKEDPINLKDIGLLDAFKNAPDVFLKTASYQTDVFLKVIRIVNHFQCSGTLWRIFPIQDEDKTTTNVTSDPGLFVIGHSTFFRKYHCNILIKCCGDQKCFRYRCRFDYSIRDWFRDPFDIGIELPGCTPFRINADWSETMEGNTCS